The Mucilaginibacter rubeus genomic interval TCGCGGCTGCGCTCACGGCCACGGGTAAATGGCACTACGCAAAACGAACACATGTTATCGCATCCGCGCATAATAGATACAAAGGCATTGATGCCATTGCTGTTTAAACGCACCGGACTAATATCGGCGTAAGTTTCCTCGCGCGATAGCAATACGTTAACTGCCTTTTGCCCATCATCAACCTGGTCAATCAGGTTTGGCAAATCGCGGTAAGCATCCGGACCAACAACAACGTCAACTAATTTTTCTTCTTCCAGGAATTTTGATTTCAAACGTTCGGCCATGCAGCCCAGTACGCCCACAACCAATCCCGGATTTTTTACTTTGGCAACGGTGAACTCTTTTAAACGGTTGCGAACACGCTGTTCGGCGTTTTCGCGGATAGAACAGGTATTGATGAAAATAACATCGGCAATGCTATAGTCGGACGTGGTTTCAAAACCACGCTCGGCTAAAATAGAAGCTACGATCTCACTATCAGAAAAGTTCATGGCGCAGCCATAGCTTTCAATATAAAGCTTACGGCCATTATTTTTAGCTGCTTCGGCTTTTAACATTAACGCCTCACCCTGCCTGCTCTCATCATGTGTTTTATCCGGAATAAGCAAATCCATCATTTATATAAAAAATTAGTTTGCAAAAATAAACAAAATTTAAATACCTAAATGACATATTGTCAGTATTAAATAAAATCATGGGTTACTTTACAAAAAACGGGTAATACGCTTGTATTACCCGTTCATTAAATTCGGTTTCAGTTAAGCTTACTGTGTTAAAGCCACGGTAGTTGTATTATTAATTTGCCATATAGCTGCACCCGGGGTAGGGAAGCTAACACCTTTGGTACTACCTTTAACACCGTTATCCTGGCCAAAATAATACAGCGGATGCCCTTTGTACACCAGTTGTGTTTGCCCAAATACGGTGATCACATCAAAATCGGCCTTATTTAAAATAGATGGAACGTTTTGAACTGCCGTTGCCCCATCAATTGGCCAGTTTGCATCATGCGCCGCAACGCCGGTGCTAAACTTGTTTGTTTTAAACGCGTCTTTTGTAAACATGTACAAAGTACGGCCGTTAACATCGGTAATGTACTGCGAGTTTTCGGTACCGGCAATACCTTTGCTGGTGTATTGGTTTCCATCGTTGCCTATCAGCTGCGCGTAAGAAACCATTACACTATAATCCGCTTTAGCAATAAACCATGTTTTGCCCACGCCATCGCCGTTAACGTCTGTAGTTGCAACATCTTTTGAATAATAATACAAAGGCCAGCCTTTATAGGTGGTTTGTTTGTTTCCATCCGTATTGGTGATGACACCAAAATCGGTAGCCGCCAGGCCGGTGCCTATTGATGGATTTTCTTTGTAAAAGGCGGGCCAAACCACAGCACAGCCGCCGGTACAGGTTGAAACGTTAGCAGCATCGTCAGAAAAAAAATAAAGCGCACGGCCGTTGTTGTCTGTAATAATGCTACCAAAAGTGCTGTTTGAAGTAAGCTGCACACCGGTAACAACGGTAGACTTGGTTGGGTTATTGTCGTGATTCTTTTTACACGATGCCGTTAGTAAAGTTAAGGCAATTGAGCCCGTCAGGGCTAAGTACATTTTTGTTTTCATCGGGAGTCCTAATTAGATGTTAATAATGGTTATTGTTTAGATATAACGCCATGAAATTCCCGGGGGTTGCTTCGTGGTTAAGCAAAACCACAACATTAGCTATCCTCGCAGCTGTAAACCATATTGAAACGATTCCTGACGAACGATGAATTAAGTATGAGTTTTAACAAAATTTAACCTATCCTTCCATCACACTGTAACAAAAGTTGCTAACTTGCTGTTAAAGCATTAAGACACAAGTAAAATTAATAACCGGTAAATGGCGCTAAATTTTTTAAAGCACAAGTGGCAAAAAAGGACATTTAAATTTGTGCTGATACCGGTAATCGTGATATTGCTGCTGGCCGTAGTTGTAAACAGGTATTGGTCGCCCATATTGGCCGGAAAAGTAAAGGATGTTGTATTAAGCAGCAGCGACAGCCTTTATAAAGCCGATTTTTCGGATGCGGAATTGCATATCCTACAGGGGAAAATTATCATTTATAATATAACGCTCAAGCCGGATACCGCCGTTTACAATAAAAAAAAACGCTTACGCCTGGCGCCAAATACACTGGTTGAACTTAAGGTAAAGCGATTGGTGCTTAACCACGTGCATCCCTTTAGCCTGTATTTTCAGAAAAAATTAAATATTGGCCAGATCATCCTGAATGAGCCGCAACTGAACGTAAGTTACCAGCTAAACCATACTAAAGATACTGTTGTTAAAGACCGCCGTACTGCCTGGCAGCGCATTTCCAAAAGCCTGAAATGTATCCAAATCGGTACTATTTTACTGAATGATGTTAACTTAAAATATGAGGATTACTCGGGTAATAAAGTAGCCATTTCCCGACTGAAAGAGCTGAACTTTAGCGCTACCGACCTGTTGATAGACTCGGCTACGCAGTACGATAAATCGCGCTTGCTTTACTGTAAGGATATTATAACCGAAGTAAATAATTACACCGGAGAAACGCCGAGCGGCTTATATACCTATAAGATCAGGCATCTTAAACTTTCAACGCTTACTTCAAAGCTTAATATCGAAGGGCTTGCCATGCAACCGGCCAAATCAGATGTATTCTTTGGCAAAAGTCAAAAAGACCGGCTGGGCCTGCTGGCCGATTCTGTACAGCTCAATAATTTTGATTATTTAAATTATCATAAATACCGTACCGTTTCTGCATCAAGTTTAACCCTGGCCAATGGCAAGGTAACCGCTTTCACTAACCCTGGTAAAAAGCCCGATTCACTAACGGATAAGGTTAAAACCTTTCCTAACATGATGATCAGGAAATTAAATCTTGATCTGCGGATCGACACCCTGAAACTCCGTCATATGGATGTGATCTATAATGAATTTGATAAAAAGTCACAGAAAACAGGTACGGTTGCATTTAACAATACCAGCGGCAATATTTATAACATTACCAATAATCCATCGGCCATAGCCAAAAATAATTTTACCACTATTGATCTGACAACATATTTCATGAACCGCGGCCGGCTCGATGTTCAGATGAAATTTAATTTAACTGACGATGATGCTGCCTTCAGCTACAAAGGCACATTAGGACCTATGGAATTTAGCCGGCTAAACCCAGCCACAATGCCGTTAGCCATGGTAAAAATGACATCGGGCAGCGTTAAAAAATTCAGTTTTGATATCCAGGCCAACAGCAAAGTATTTAAAGGAAAAGTTGATTTTTTATATAACGATTTAAAGGTGGTTTTGCTAAAGCCCGACACGGCTAACGACCGCTTCAAAAGAAAATCGATCATGTCGATATTTGCCAACCTGTTTGTGATCAGGCGCAGCAATCCGGATGATAAGGGTAAGCTTACTTCATCCTTAGTGATCTATAAACGTCCAAAAGATTCGCCATTTTTTAAAACCATCTGGAAAACGCTGCTTACCGGCATAAAGCCATGCATCGGCCTTGACGAGGAAAAACAAAAAGCCACCAAAGACCGCATTGACGAGCATAATAAAAACAAAGAGGAGCGCTTAAAGAATAAAGCAGAACGCCAGAAAAGAAAAGCAGAGCGTAAGAAGCTGATGGATCAGGGGAAGTTTTGATTTGAAAATTGTCCGGTTCGAAGATTTGAAAATGAAGCCCCTTTGAGTCGTTTCAGAGAGCCTGAGGGACAATAGAAGTTTACGACTACGAGACTCCGCTGGAGTCCACCCTTTCTTTGAACTTCGACTATAAACACGAGGCCTCTCTGAGGCCCAACATCTCATCAAGCATGCAGATTATATAATAAACATTTACCAGCCCCAGCGGGGCAACGTGTTTATAGCAATAAAAATATACCTTTTTGACTCCGTAGGTGTCTCCTACTGAAATTTTGAATTAACGGAAAACCTTAAGCACGTCTCTAAATCCGATATATGGAGTTAGCTTACCTTCTTCTGCTTGCTTTAAGGATTCTTTGACACCTTTAATCACATAATCGGGGTAAACTTCACTTTTTTGCTCAAAAGAAATTTTCATGGCTTTCATAACTGCCTTTAAAGCTGCCATCTGTTCCTTATTCTTTGGGTAAACAATTAATGCATCCATATTAACAAATATACTAATGATAGAAAAAATTTAAGCTTGGTACAACGCGCGTGCTATCAGAATCCTCTCTGAGACCTCTGATGAGATGGTATACCTTTTGAAAGAGATCATAAACAGCGTCATTGCGAGGCACGAAGCAATCGCGAACTATACAAAGCGGCCTTGTAAATCGGGGATTGCTTCGTGCCTCGCAATGACGCTTTGACATTATACATCACGTTTCGCTCAGTCCTACTGCAACAACAACTTCAAATTAATGCCAAAGTTGGTGAACGACGTATTAAAGGTTTGCGAAGTGTAAGGCTTGGTAAGGTTCGAGTCGTAAAATAAATTCAGGTTGAAACGCTGATTGATCACATAATCAATAGACGGCCTCACGGTTATATTTTGGGCTCCGGATGAGATCTCGGCCGATTCAACATCTGCACGGTAAATGAGTGTTTTGTTATCGCGGAGCGAAAAATCAAGCTTAAAGTTTACGTCCTTATGCTGAATGCCTTCAAACCAGCCAAACGGGAAATGAAAATCTTTAGTGTGATAGCCAAAGCCCAAAACAATGATCTTTTCATTTTGCTGCGCCAACTGGCTGTTAAGCATACTTAAGCTTAACGAACGGCTTTGGCGGTACTCGGCATTGGCGGTCATGCTGTTTTTGAAACGCATACTTGCGCCCAGTAATGGTACAAATTGTTCAAAAATGGTAACCTGCGAAAACTGGTACAGCGGCAGGAAATCATTATTCAGGTCGCGGGCAGACGAAGCTCCGTTGGCTTGCTGGTATTGCAATAAAGAGGTAAAGCCACTTACGTTATATGAGGAGCGGTAGCCGTGGCTTAAATCAAACGAATCAAAAATATCCTGGAACCAGGAGATTTTACTTAAGCCGTTGTAAGTAACCTGCCAGTTAGGTATCGGGATTTTAGGAAACTGCGACAGGTTACTACCCGAAGCATTTTTACCCGCATAAGCTGCCAGAAACGCCGGCACCAATACGTTTTGTGAATTTGGCCCGTAACCATCCGCATATCCGTCGGTAACGCCGCTTGAGTTTGGATTGGTACGCCCCAATCTTTGTGAGATCACGGTACGGGCATCCAAAAATTTCTGGAAGGTACTGGATACATTGTTAATCCCCTTTGCCGATTCAAACGCTGTACCAATGGTAAGGAATGATACACTATAGTTCCCCGATGTAACCGGGCTCAGTGTTTCAATACTATTACTTGATGCCAGGTATTTAAAGTTAGCCTGGTAATTATGATCCTGCGTTTTAAATGCGGTAAGCTCAATCCGTAGATCTTTAAATGGCTCTATGATACCCCTGAAGTGCATATCCTCGTTAAGCGACGTAGTATACAGCTGATTTTGCAGGGTATCTTTAGTAATCCAGCCGTTGGCAACTGCCTTGGTCCTGATATCTGTCTGGCTGCCTAACAAAAAGCCCAATCCAGGAGCGCTGCCGTCCGCGCCAAAAAAGCCCGACTGTGGTAAGTATCCCGGTAAAAAGGTGCCCTGCGTACGGGTATAAGTGGCGCTTAGGTTTTTAACACTGGTTAGCAAGCCAATCAGGATGTTGTTCTTTTTATTAGGATTATTTGCCTTACGGATAAAAGGAAACTTATTATACAGCGAAACCATGTTTAAGGTTGGGTTAAGCTGAATAGCTCTTGAGTTTTGAATGCTGTTACCCACATCATAATTGGTGCTGTTAATAGCAAACAATGGCTGGGTTTGCCAGTTAAAGTGCGTACTGTAACGCGCCACGGCCGATACCCAATCCAACCCCGGAATTTTATTGATAGGTACAGTATAGTTAAAGTTGATGGTGTGGTTATAATTGGTAGTACGGCCAAGCTTTTTCAGGTTGTCCCAAAGGGTATCACGTTTTAAACCGTTGATACGGCCGGCAGGCTCATCCACCACCGATAAATTGGTAGCGTCAATATCCATCTGTAAAGATTTCGACAGGTTCCAGCCGATACCATATACACGGGTTATGTTGAAATACTTATTGAATGTAGTTGTAGGGATAGGGATATAATTATTAGGATCATTATCGCGCAGGGTATTCTCCGAGTAAAAACGATCGAAGTTAATACTGAAATTCAACCTCGACGGCAACAAGCTAAAGTTAAGATCTCTGAACAGGGCCAACATATTGCTTTTAATGATCTTGGCAAACGGACTATAATATTTTGGCTGATTGGTATAGTTATAAGCGAGTGTAAGATTATATGTTTTCTCCACATCGTTCTGCGTCACAAAATCATGATGGTTGTATTCGGTATAGGCGTAAGTGGCGTTAAAGTTTTCAATATCCCAAATGTGGTTAATGGCATTTTGGTTTGTTCTGGCCTTATGCACATTGGTAAAA includes:
- a CDS encoding DUF2683 family protein, which produces MDALIVYPKNKEQMAALKAVMKAMKISFEQKSEVYPDYVIKGVKESLKQAEEGKLTPYIGFRDVLKVFR